A single genomic interval of Alistipes provencensis harbors:
- the rpmD gene encoding 50S ribosomal protein L30 → MARLKITQVKSRIGATTRQCRNLDALGLKRINASVEHDDSVIIKGMIERVKHLVKIEEVAAPVKKAAPKAKKAEVKEEAAQSAE, encoded by the coding sequence ATGGCAAGATTGAAAATCACCCAGGTCAAAAGCCGCATCGGCGCCACCACGCGTCAGTGCCGGAACCTCGACGCACTGGGTCTGAAGAGGATCAATGCGAGCGTCGAGCACGACGACTCGGTTATCATCAAGGGTATGATCGAGCGCGTGAAACACCTCGTCAAGATCGAGGAGGTTGCGGCGCCCGTCAAGAAGGCAGCTCCCAAGGCCAAGAAGGCCGAGGTAAAAGAAGAGGCCGCTCAGAGCGCGGAATAA
- the rplO gene encoding 50S ribosomal protein L15 produces MELHNLKPAKGSTHHDKRIGRGAGSGHGGTATRGHKGAQSRSGYSRKLGFEGGQMPLQRRVPKFGFTNLKRVEFKAINLSTLEELAAKKSLTEVTVDTLVAAGFISSNDKVKILGNGTISKALAVKAHAFSKSAEAAITAAGGSVEKL; encoded by the coding sequence ATGGAACTCCATAATCTCAAACCCGCAAAGGGTTCAACGCACCACGACAAGCGAATCGGCCGCGGTGCAGGTTCGGGTCACGGTGGCACCGCCACCCGTGGACACAAGGGTGCACAGTCGCGTTCGGGTTACTCGCGCAAGCTCGGCTTCGAGGGTGGCCAGATGCCGCTGCAGCGTCGCGTTCCCAAGTTCGGGTTCACCAACCTGAAGCGAGTCGAATTCAAGGCTATCAACCTCTCGACGCTCGAGGAGCTGGCTGCCAAGAAATCGCTCACGGAGGTTACGGTGGATACGCTCGTGGCCGCAGGTTTCATCTCGTCGAACGACAAGGTGAAGATTCTGGGCAACGGCACGATCTCGAAGGCGCTCGCTGTCAAGGCTCACGCGTTCTCGAAGAGCGCCGAGGCGGCCATCACGGCAGCCGGAGGCAGCGTCGAAAAACTGTAA
- the secY gene encoding preprotein translocase subunit SecY produces the protein MNQYLVVGIVFLVVIALLATNKKLVETLKNIYKIEELRKRVIYTIGLLLVFRLGSFVVIPGINPNALGEGSEFASQLEGNGLLGLLNVFSGGAFGNASILALGVMPYITASIIIQLMGMMIPYFQKMQKEGESGRRKMNQWTRFLTIGVLLLQGPAYMANLYHQVPSAFVYGNSFGFIAYATTILIAGTMFIMWLGEKITDKGIGNGISLIIMIGIVARLPHALLAEVNARFQTATGSAIMLILELILLFLVFMATIALVQAVRKVPVQYAKRIVGNKQYGGVRQYIPLKMNAANVMPIIFAQALMFIPALFSGTAFAAAFSSMTGFWYNFTLAVLVIAFTYFYTAIIINPQMMADDMKRNGGFIPGVKPGKQTVNYIDTIMTRITLPGSIFLAIVAILPALAMKFLGIQQAFAYFYGGTSLLIMVGVVLDTLKQIESYLLMRHYDGLMKTGRIQGRH, from the coding sequence ATGAATCAGTATCTCGTTGTTGGTATCGTCTTTTTGGTGGTAATCGCTCTTTTGGCGACCAACAAGAAATTGGTAGAAACGCTCAAGAACATCTACAAGATCGAGGAGCTGCGCAAACGTGTCATCTACACGATCGGGCTGCTGCTGGTCTTCCGCTTGGGTAGTTTCGTCGTGATTCCGGGCATCAACCCCAACGCTCTGGGCGAGGGGTCGGAGTTCGCCAGCCAGCTCGAAGGCAACGGACTGCTGGGTCTGCTGAACGTCTTCTCGGGCGGCGCCTTCGGCAACGCCTCGATTCTGGCGCTCGGAGTCATGCCGTACATCACCGCCTCGATCATCATCCAGTTGATGGGTATGATGATTCCGTATTTCCAGAAAATGCAGAAGGAGGGTGAGAGCGGCCGCCGCAAGATGAATCAGTGGACGCGTTTCCTGACGATCGGCGTCCTGCTCCTGCAGGGCCCGGCGTACATGGCCAACCTGTATCATCAGGTTCCCTCCGCCTTCGTCTACGGCAATTCGTTCGGCTTCATTGCCTATGCGACAACGATCCTGATCGCCGGTACCATGTTCATCATGTGGCTGGGCGAAAAGATCACCGACAAGGGTATCGGCAACGGTATCTCGCTGATCATCATGATCGGTATCGTGGCACGTCTGCCCCACGCGCTGTTGGCCGAGGTCAACGCCCGTTTCCAGACGGCCACCGGTAGCGCCATCATGCTGATCCTCGAGTTGATCCTGCTGTTCCTTGTCTTCATGGCAACGATCGCCTTGGTACAGGCCGTCCGCAAGGTGCCTGTGCAGTATGCAAAGCGTATCGTCGGAAACAAACAGTACGGTGGTGTGCGCCAGTACATCCCGCTGAAGATGAATGCTGCGAATGTGATGCCTATCATCTTCGCACAGGCTCTGATGTTCATTCCGGCGCTGTTCTCCGGTACGGCCTTCGCGGCTGCTTTCAGCTCGATGACCGGTTTCTGGTACAACTTCACGCTTGCAGTGCTGGTAATCGCCTTCACCTACTTCTACACGGCGATTATCATCAATCCTCAAATGATGGCCGATGACATGAAGCGAAACGGCGGCTTTATCCCGGGAGTGAAACCGGGTAAGCAGACCGTGAACTACATCGACACCATCATGACGCGTATTACGCTTCCGGGTTCCATTTTCTTAGCGATCGTGGCGATCCTGCCCGCGCTGGCGATGAAGTTCCTGGGCATCCAGCAGGCGTTCGCCTACTTCTACGGAGGTACGTCGCTGCTGATTATGGTGGGCGTGGTACTCGACACTCTGAAGCAGATCGAGAGCTACCTGCTGATGCGCCACTACGACGGTCTGATGAAGACCGGCCGTATTCAGGGTCGTCATTAG
- the map gene encoding type I methionyl aminopeptidase, translating into MIYLKTDEEIELLRENNILVSKTLAEVGRHIRPGVTTKELDSIAEDFIRAHGAVPAFLGYQGFPASLCISVNEQVVHGIPSSKCVLKEGDIVSVDCGTFMKGFVGDSAYTFAVGEVAAEVRQLMEVTKEALYKGTAQAKAGNRVGDVSAAVQEHAESFGYGVVRELEGHGLGRKMHEDPGVPNYGARGRGPLLKEGMVICIEPMINMGTKAVVFEQDGWTVRTRDRKPAAHYEFAVAVRKSGPDVLTDFSIIEQAINN; encoded by the coding sequence ATGATATATTTAAAGACAGACGAGGAGATAGAGCTGCTCCGCGAGAACAATATTCTGGTGTCGAAGACACTGGCGGAGGTGGGTCGCCACATCCGTCCGGGTGTCACCACCAAGGAGTTGGATTCGATCGCCGAGGATTTCATCCGCGCGCACGGAGCAGTTCCTGCCTTCCTCGGGTATCAGGGATTTCCCGCTTCGTTGTGTATATCGGTAAACGAACAGGTGGTTCACGGTATCCCATCTTCGAAATGCGTCCTCAAAGAGGGCGACATCGTTTCGGTCGATTGCGGTACGTTTATGAAGGGGTTTGTTGGTGATTCGGCATATACGTTTGCCGTTGGAGAGGTTGCCGCGGAAGTAAGGCAGCTTATGGAGGTCACCAAAGAGGCTCTTTATAAAGGTACGGCGCAGGCCAAGGCCGGCAATCGCGTAGGCGACGTGTCGGCGGCCGTGCAGGAACACGCCGAGAGCTTCGGCTACGGCGTGGTGCGCGAATTGGAGGGACACGGATTGGGTCGCAAGATGCACGAAGACCCCGGTGTTCCCAATTACGGCGCACGCGGCAGGGGACCGCTGCTCAAGGAGGGCATGGTCATCTGCATCGAACCCATGATCAACATGGGGACCAAAGCGGTAGTTTTCGAACAGGATGGCTGGACGGTCCGCACGCGGGACCGCAAACCGGCGGCGCACTATGAGTTCGCCGTGGCGGTTCGCAAATCGGGTCCCGATGTCCTGACGGACTTCAGTATCATTGAACAGGCAATAAACAACTAA
- the infA gene encoding translation initiation factor IF-1, with the protein MAKQAAIERDGTIIEALSNAMFRVELDNGHVLTAHISGKMRMHYIKILPGDKVKVEMTPYDLTKGRISFRYK; encoded by the coding sequence ATGGCAAAACAAGCTGCTATTGAACGGGACGGGACGATCATCGAGGCGCTGTCCAACGCGATGTTCCGCGTTGAGCTGGACAACGGCCATGTGCTCACGGCCCATATCTCGGGGAAGATGCGTATGCACTACATCAAGATCCTTCCCGGAGATAAAGTAAAAGTGGAGATGACGCCCTACGACCTTACGAAGGGACGTATATCTTTCCGGTACAAATAA
- the ykgO gene encoding type B 50S ribosomal protein L36 codes for MKVKASIKKRSEDCKIVKRKGKLYVICKKNPKFKMRQG; via the coding sequence ATGAAAGTTAAAGCATCCATCAAGAAGAGAAGCGAGGATTGCAAGATTGTGAAGCGTAAAGGCAAACTTTACGTCATTTGCAAAAAGAATCCCAAGTTTAAAATGCGCCAGGGTTAA
- the rpsM gene encoding 30S ribosomal protein S13, with amino-acid sequence MARIVGVDLPKNKRGEIGLTYIYGIGRSTARKILENAGISYDLKVQDWTDDQIGAVRSTIADMGIKVEGECRSMVQMNIKRLMDIGCYRGIRHRLGLPVRGQSTKNNARTRKGRKKTVANKKKATK; translated from the coding sequence ATGGCACGTATAGTCGGTGTAGATTTACCGAAAAACAAAAGAGGCGAGATCGGCCTGACCTACATTTATGGCATCGGTCGCTCGACGGCTCGCAAAATTCTCGAGAACGCTGGCATCAGCTACGATCTCAAAGTACAGGACTGGACGGACGATCAGATCGGAGCCGTGCGTTCGACGATCGCCGATATGGGCATCAAGGTCGAGGGCGAATGCCGCTCGATGGTCCAGATGAACATCAAGCGCCTGATGGATATCGGCTGCTACCGCGGCATCCGTCACCGTCTGGGTCTTCCGGTTCGCGGTCAGTCGACCAAGAACAATGCGCGTACCCGCAAGGGCCGCAAGAAGACTGTCGCAAACAAGAAAAAGGCAACGAAGTAA
- the rpsK gene encoding 30S ribosomal protein S11: MAKKTGTVKKKVVKVGALGNVYVHSTFNNVIITITNEVGDVISWSSAGKMGFRGSKKNTPYAAQTASQDCAKVAYDMGLRKVKVYVKGPGAGRESAVRTIHGAGIEVMEIIDVTPLPHNGCRAPNRRRV; the protein is encoded by the coding sequence ATGGCAAAGAAAACTGGAACAGTTAAGAAAAAGGTTGTTAAGGTCGGTGCCTTGGGCAATGTCTATGTACACTCCACTTTCAACAACGTAATCATCACCATCACCAACGAGGTGGGTGACGTCATCAGTTGGTCGTCGGCCGGCAAGATGGGCTTCCGTGGTTCGAAGAAGAATACTCCGTATGCTGCACAGACCGCTTCGCAGGATTGCGCGAAGGTCGCTTACGACATGGGTCTGCGCAAGGTGAAAGTTTATGTCAAGGGTCCGGGTGCAGGCCGCGAGTCGGCTGTGCGTACCATCCACGGCGCAGGTATCGAGGTGATGGAGATCATCGACGTTACTCCGCTGCCGCACAACGGTTGCCGTGCTCCTAACCGCCGCCGCGTCTGA
- the rpsD gene encoding 30S ribosomal protein S4 — protein MGKYIGPKSKIARKFGEAIYGADKVLEKRNYPPGQHGLARKRKKVSEYGTQLSEKQKAKYTYGLLEKQFSRTYEQAARMGGITGENLLKLLECRLDNVVYRLGIAPTRAAARQLVSHCHICVNGNVVNIPSYSLRAGDVVSVREKSKSLEVISVSLAGSSKSRYAWLEWDNASMSGRFLQRPEREEIPENIKEQLIVELYSK, from the coding sequence ATGGGAAAATACATAGGACCTAAATCGAAAATCGCCCGCAAGTTCGGCGAAGCTATCTATGGTGCGGACAAGGTGCTCGAAAAGCGCAACTATCCTCCCGGACAGCACGGTCTGGCGCGCAAGCGCAAAAAGGTGTCGGAGTACGGCACGCAGTTGAGCGAGAAGCAGAAGGCCAAATATACCTACGGCCTGCTGGAGAAGCAGTTCTCGCGCACCTACGAACAGGCTGCACGCATGGGCGGCATCACGGGTGAGAACCTGCTGAAGCTGCTGGAGTGCCGTCTGGACAACGTCGTTTACCGCTTGGGTATCGCCCCGACGCGTGCAGCCGCCCGCCAGCTCGTTTCGCACTGCCACATCTGTGTGAACGGCAACGTCGTGAACATTCCGTCGTACTCGCTGCGTGCGGGCGACGTGGTATCGGTTCGCGAGAAGTCGAAGAGCTTGGAGGTGATCTCGGTATCTCTGGCCGGCTCGTCGAAGAGCCGTTACGCCTGGTTGGAGTGGGACAACGCTTCGATGAGCGGAAGGTTCCTCCAGCGTCCGGAGCGTGAGGAGATTCCCGAGAACATCAAGGAGCAGCTCATCGTCGAGTTGTACTCGAAGTAG
- a CDS encoding DNA-directed RNA polymerase subunit alpha — MAILAFQKPEKVIMLESTSSFGKFEFRPLEPGFGRTVGNALRRILLSSLEGYAVTTVKVAGVDHEFAAIPGVMEDMLNIILNLKQVRFIRTVDNQDAEKVSINVAGVTELTAGYISNYLSFFKVLNPDLVICHLAPGTKMQMTLTIGKGRGYVPAEENAPAESEFGTLPIDSIFTPIKNVKYSIEDYRVEQRTDYEKLNLEITTDGSIHPKEALKEAAKILIQHFMLFSDEKITVNMEDTNGAEEFDEDVLHMRQLLKTKLSDQDLSVRALNCLKAADVDTVGDLVKLNRNDLLKFRNFGKKSLTELDELLTSLNLKFGMDVSIYKLDKD, encoded by the coding sequence ATGGCAATATTAGCATTCCAGAAACCTGAGAAGGTTATTATGCTTGAATCCACTTCGTCGTTCGGAAAGTTCGAGTTCCGGCCGCTGGAGCCCGGGTTCGGCAGGACTGTCGGTAACGCTTTACGTCGTATTCTGCTCTCCTCGCTCGAGGGATATGCCGTTACGACCGTCAAGGTAGCCGGTGTCGATCACGAGTTTGCCGCTATCCCCGGTGTGATGGAGGATATGTTGAACATCATCCTCAATCTGAAGCAGGTTCGTTTTATCCGCACAGTCGACAATCAGGATGCAGAAAAAGTATCCATTAACGTTGCGGGTGTGACGGAGCTGACTGCCGGATATATCTCGAATTACCTGTCGTTCTTCAAGGTGCTCAATCCCGACCTGGTGATCTGTCACTTGGCCCCGGGCACCAAGATGCAGATGACGCTCACGATCGGCAAAGGCCGCGGCTATGTGCCCGCGGAGGAGAACGCCCCCGCCGAGAGCGAGTTCGGAACGCTTCCGATCGACTCGATCTTCACGCCCATCAAGAACGTGAAGTACTCGATCGAGGATTACCGCGTCGAGCAGAGGACCGACTACGAGAAGCTGAATTTGGAAATTACCACCGACGGGTCGATTCACCCCAAGGAGGCTCTGAAAGAGGCCGCCAAGATTCTCATCCAGCACTTCATGCTCTTCTCCGACGAGAAGATCACCGTCAACATGGAAGACACGAACGGTGCCGAGGAGTTCGATGAGGATGTTCTCCACATGCGTCAACTGCTGAAGACCAAGCTCTCGGATCAGGACCTTTCGGTCCGCGCCCTGAACTGTCTGAAGGCTGCCGACGTGGATACCGTGGGGGATCTCGTGAAGCTGAACCGCAACGACCTGCTGAAGTTCCGCAACTTCGGTAAGAAGTCTTTGACGGAGCTCGACGAGCTGCTGACCTCGCTGAACCTGAAGTTCGGTATGGACGTATCAATCTACAAACTTGACAAAGATTAA
- the rplQ gene encoding 50S ribosomal protein L17 — MRHNKNFNHLGRQAGHRKAMLSNMASSLIMHKRIETTVAKAKAVRQFVEPLVTKSKEDTTHSRRVVFSYLKQKEAVTELFRTIAPKIAERPGGYTRILKTGFRLGDAADMCIIEFVDFNEAYTLGIAPAAASEAKPKTRRSRKPAAKKTDAVEEATVVEGGEAKKAAPKKAAAPKKPAAPKAASAKAAAPKVAKKTNVGKKM, encoded by the coding sequence ATGAGACACAATAAGAATTTCAACCACCTCGGCCGTCAGGCGGGACACCGCAAGGCGATGCTTTCGAACATGGCATCGTCGCTGATCATGCACAAGCGCATCGAGACCACCGTTGCGAAGGCAAAGGCCGTTCGGCAGTTCGTGGAGCCTCTGGTGACCAAGTCGAAAGAGGACACGACCCACTCGCGCCGTGTAGTATTCTCGTACCTGAAGCAGAAGGAGGCCGTGACGGAACTGTTCCGCACGATCGCCCCGAAGATCGCCGAGCGTCCGGGCGGTTACACCCGCATCCTGAAGACCGGTTTCCGTCTGGGCGATGCTGCCGACATGTGCATCATCGAGTTCGTCGACTTCAACGAGGCTTACACGCTGGGCATCGCTCCGGCAGCCGCTTCGGAGGCCAAACCCAAGACGCGCCGTTCGCGCAAGCCCGCAGCGAAGAAGACCGACGCTGTCGAGGAGGCTACCGTTGTCGAAGGCGGCGAGGCTAAGAAGGCCGCACCCAAGAAGGCTGCTGCCCCGAAGAAGCCCGCAGCTCCGAAGGCCGCTTCGGCCAAGGCTGCCGCTCCGAAGGTCGCCAAGAAGACCAACGTAGGCAAGAAAATGTAA
- a CDS encoding SusC/RagA family TonB-linked outer membrane protein yields the protein MKLRHLLLLLSVLILFPPPLARAQNSASKPGRIMTGNVKNEKGEFIVGASVYVKSTPRIGTATDAKGEFRLQGIPAGKQIIVFTFIGMVPFEVEYANQRDFEVVLKEDATQVNEVVVTGIYSRDKNSFAGSAKTYTGKELRAIGTKNVFQSLKTLEPALTVVENRAFGADPNRLPDLEIRGKTSLVGDLTTEYDNTANQPLFILDGIEVEIAQIQNLSMDRIGSVTVLKDAASAAIYGSKASNGVIVVETVKPEPGKLRVSYSADLRFEFPDLSDYNLMNADEKLRYEVLAGRYVGDDQDQLDALYNSRRAEVMRGVDTYWLSVPLRSVLNHSHSLYIDGGSEAMLYGVGLNYSDQKGIMKGSEKGITGGNINLVYRTDKLIFSNDFSFDSVKSEREPVSFSTFAQANPYYRKYNEDGEIPEFLEPYSVAQEFIYNPLYQLRKVVNTDVTKDLGLRNNFTVIWRPVTSLQVRGRLGLNKTISEREAFKSPAHSDFNGSTSKGSYTTEKTDMMSYNGDVTVTYGRLFGHHQINAVGGWNFSSRTQKNTGYEIFGFTSDLHQNPSFSEGFQQGDKPSYTDRISRSTSFYLNGNYSYRNRYLFDASLRMDGSSVFGSENLFTTTWAVGVGWNIHNEAWCKVKWIDLLKLRFSIGNPGNQNFDAYTASGTYIYNSTYQNLFGTSAILEKFGNPNLKWQKTIDKNVGLDVDILDRVKLSVDFYHKNTDPLLAQIPVPPSLGTTRIYTNFGGQISKGFSGSLNVVLMKRQYLRWSVNASFSQNRSEYRNIGDKLDFMNEKGSATTFKRYYDGASPDDIWAVRSHGIDPSSGREVFIRKDGSYTFKYDANDEVVVGSSAPDLEGVIGTSIYYKGFSASVNLRYSFGADVFASALYNKVENISETALYYNLDRRALSDRWQKPGDRARFKAISINDTTPMSSRFVLRENYISGESISIGYETSARWLHVVGVQGASFRLYMNDIFRLASFKEERGTDYPFSKSFSLSISLRF from the coding sequence ATGAAACTGCGACACCTGTTGCTGCTGTTGTCCGTGCTGATCCTGTTCCCCCCCCCTCTTGCCCGGGCACAGAATAGCGCTTCCAAGCCCGGCCGGATAATGACCGGCAATGTCAAGAACGAGAAAGGCGAGTTCATTGTCGGCGCCTCTGTCTATGTGAAATCGACGCCTCGGATCGGTACCGCGACCGATGCCAAGGGCGAATTCCGGCTGCAGGGCATCCCGGCGGGCAAACAAATCATCGTCTTCACCTTTATCGGTATGGTCCCCTTCGAGGTGGAGTATGCCAACCAGCGCGACTTCGAGGTCGTGCTCAAGGAGGACGCCACGCAGGTCAACGAGGTGGTGGTGACGGGTATCTACAGCCGTGACAAGAACAGTTTCGCCGGTTCGGCGAAGACCTACACGGGTAAGGAGCTGCGGGCCATCGGAACGAAGAACGTCTTCCAGAGCCTCAAGACCCTCGAACCCGCGCTGACGGTCGTCGAGAACCGCGCTTTCGGCGCCGACCCCAACCGGCTGCCCGATCTGGAAATCCGCGGTAAGACCAGTCTGGTGGGAGACCTCACCACCGAATACGACAATACGGCCAACCAGCCGCTTTTCATCCTCGACGGTATCGAAGTGGAGATCGCCCAGATCCAGAATCTGAGCATGGACCGTATCGGCAGTGTCACGGTGCTCAAGGATGCCGCTTCGGCCGCCATCTATGGTTCGAAAGCCTCCAACGGCGTGATCGTCGTTGAGACGGTCAAGCCCGAGCCGGGAAAACTGCGCGTTTCCTATTCGGCCGACCTGCGGTTCGAGTTCCCCGACCTTTCGGACTATAACCTGATGAATGCCGATGAGAAGCTCCGCTACGAAGTGTTGGCTGGACGCTACGTCGGCGATGACCAAGACCAGCTCGATGCGCTTTACAACTCGCGGCGGGCCGAGGTGATGCGCGGTGTGGATACTTACTGGCTCTCGGTCCCCCTGCGCTCGGTGCTGAACCACTCGCACAGCCTTTATATCGACGGCGGCAGCGAGGCCATGCTCTACGGCGTGGGGCTGAATTACAGCGATCAGAAAGGTATCATGAAGGGTTCCGAGAAGGGTATTACGGGCGGCAACATCAACTTGGTCTACCGTACCGACAAGCTGATCTTCTCGAACGACTTCAGCTTCGATTCCGTGAAGAGCGAACGCGAGCCGGTCTCCTTTTCGACCTTTGCCCAAGCCAATCCCTATTACCGCAAGTACAACGAGGACGGGGAGATTCCGGAGTTCTTGGAGCCCTATTCCGTGGCGCAGGAGTTCATCTACAACCCCCTCTACCAACTCCGCAAGGTGGTCAACACCGACGTGACGAAGGACCTCGGGCTGCGCAACAACTTCACGGTCATCTGGCGCCCTGTGACCTCGCTGCAGGTCCGCGGGCGGCTCGGCCTGAACAAAACGATCTCCGAGCGCGAGGCGTTCAAGTCGCCCGCACACTCCGATTTCAACGGTTCGACCTCCAAAGGCTCCTATACGACGGAAAAGACCGATATGATGAGCTACAACGGCGATGTCACGGTCACCTACGGCCGGCTTTTCGGCCATCACCAGATCAATGCCGTCGGCGGTTGGAACTTCAGTTCGCGTACGCAGAAGAACACCGGCTATGAGATTTTCGGCTTCACGAGCGACCTGCACCAGAATCCTTCGTTCTCCGAGGGCTTCCAGCAGGGCGATAAACCGAGCTATACTGACCGTATCAGCCGCAGCACGAGTTTCTACCTCAATGGCAACTACTCCTACCGCAACCGCTACCTGTTCGATGCCAGCCTGCGCATGGACGGATCGTCGGTTTTCGGCTCGGAGAACCTTTTCACGACGACGTGGGCCGTGGGCGTGGGCTGGAACATCCACAACGAGGCGTGGTGCAAGGTCAAATGGATCGACCTGCTGAAACTGCGCTTCTCGATCGGTAATCCCGGAAACCAGAATTTCGACGCCTACACGGCATCGGGAACCTATATCTACAACTCCACCTACCAGAATCTCTTCGGAACCAGCGCGATCCTCGAGAAGTTCGGCAACCCGAACCTCAAGTGGCAGAAGACCATCGACAAGAACGTCGGACTCGATGTCGACATCCTCGACCGCGTGAAATTATCCGTGGATTTCTACCACAAGAACACCGATCCGCTGCTGGCCCAGATCCCCGTGCCCCCGTCGCTGGGTACGACGCGCATCTACACCAATTTCGGCGGTCAGATCTCGAAGGGTTTCTCGGGCAGCCTCAATGTGGTGCTCATGAAACGGCAGTACCTGCGCTGGAGCGTGAACGCTTCGTTCAGCCAGAACCGCTCGGAGTACCGCAACATCGGTGACAAACTCGACTTCATGAACGAGAAGGGCAGCGCCACGACCTTCAAGCGCTATTACGACGGCGCCAGCCCCGACGACATCTGGGCCGTGCGTTCGCACGGTATCGACCCCTCTTCGGGACGCGAGGTCTTCATCCGCAAGGACGGCAGCTATACGTTCAAGTACGACGCCAACGACGAGGTGGTGGTCGGCTCGTCGGCCCCCGATCTGGAGGGCGTCATCGGAACCTCGATCTACTACAAGGGCTTCTCGGCCAGCGTCAACCTGCGTTACAGCTTCGGGGCCGATGTTTTCGCCTCGGCGCTCTACAACAAGGTGGAGAACATCTCCGAAACGGCGCTCTACTACAACCTCGACCGGCGTGCGCTGAGCGACCGCTGGCAGAAACCCGGCGACAGGGCCCGCTTCAAGGCCATCAGCATCAACGACACCACGCCCATGTCGTCGCGCTTCGTGCTCCGGGAGAACTACATCTCCGGGGAGTCGATCTCCATCGGCTACGAGACCTCGGCCCGCTGGTTGCATGTCGTCGGCGTTCAGGGCGCTTCGTTCCGGCTCTATATGAACGACATCTTCCGCCTGGCCTCCTTCAAGGAGGAGCGCGGTACGGACTATCCCTTTTCGAAAAGTTTCTCACTGTCGATCAGCCTGCGTTTCTGA